A genomic window from Corticium candelabrum chromosome 8, ooCorCand1.1, whole genome shotgun sequence includes:
- the LOC134183440 gene encoding uncharacterized protein LOC134183440 produces the protein MRGNIDMLGEEDAGKTTLGDAFLDQPFIEKRESTVGAEVKVMRTGGGPNTNWKELKPKEKEEIIDQVLVRGLLASQQQVEAPEQTPDDNGEEAIGETIQEAEQQPAGSTNTVALATARQAISKEGNTTELRKPLRDLLFCKELTEEQAKLAEELRRDKAALEKSENMMLITVCDRGGQEQFLMTHAALMADNSQHSATAYMIVMDGTKSLADPIPQCLFRPEQGSEQLVMPRFGPTTRRELLAYHMNAIKMAHPVVGCGPFLGQGFIDQAPVTFAMSTRQDKTKDMDPKFLEEQEEILQDIVQKNDFGGHMVLAQKNPNKLTFRVDNRRSGTGSPDPVLMKVKEIFVAMVRSLWSQRDAIPLPWAVLDKLLSRVSQLDDNEGKILDIEEVCELARKFCDIMTRRECRSALQYLSSLSTIAFYSDVNELKKKVFTDRQWLVNVLTVFATVLHKSNVPPELWKDLKKLKEEGMMSWSLAHYLLLQKGVKESQFESILYLLHLFDVICPTITSPEMLKAVLKVGQSFFVPCLLEQRYDNKLAWQQLAGSTRFPPSLIFRPDGFDTTPEPIYFRLVSRCATEYAHPRPKLKRGHAVFHVDDDLELDLELVYHELHYIIATVYSPRQVFSRDELKHQCSIIRQFLIHQLNEAKKRGLDGFKFNVCVYLPSSEAEDTQSIEDDCLVCIDKYPSQQSLINQKNDRVSREQFPTLDIWFSDSRESLDIETGIDRQQDEQTTKSESADSSVSTLTSGVWQQSQMSNLDDELSSQLLVKVAGEVSHRWEEFGSLLSADMFPTRKTDVITDTYRNPFLRAKAMLEEWREAMGRRATCDLIAQTLLKMGLRKEACDIFGYDVVELIYPNK, from the exons ATGCGagggaacattgacatgcttggtgaagaagatgcaGGCAAGACGACATTGGGAGATGCTTTTCTAGATCAGCCATTTATAGAGAAGAGGGAAAGTACGGTAGGAGCAGAAGTGAAAGTGATGAGAACGGGAGGCGGTCCAAACACGAACTGGAAGGAACTGAAAccaaaagagaaagaagagatcATTGATCAAGTTCTTGTCAGAGGCTTACTTGCAAGCCAACAACAAGTTGAGGCCCCAGAGCAGACACCAGACGACAATGGAGAGGAAGCTATTGGAGAGACAATTCAAGAAGCAGAACAGCAGCCAGCAGGTAGTACCAACACGGTAGCTTTAGCAACAGCCAGACAAGCAATTAGTAAAGAAGGCAACACGACAGAGTTGAGGAAGCCACTACgtgatttgttgttttgtaaagAATTAACCGAGGAGCAAGCAAAGTTAGCAGAGGAACTGCGTCGTGACAAAGCTGCATTAGAAAAAAGTGAAAATATGATGTTGATCACAGTGTGTGATCGCGGCGGTCAAGAACAGTTTCTGATGACACACGCAGCATTGATGGCAGACAACAGTCAGCACAGTGCAACCGCTTACATGATAGTGATGGATGGAACAAAGAGTCTTGCAGATCCCATACCTCAATGTTTGTTCCGACCAGAACAAGGAAGCGAGCAGTTGGTCATGCCACGTTTTGGTCCTACAACGAGACGCGAGCTATTGGCTTACCACATGAATGCCATCAAGATGGCACATCCAGTAGTGGGTTGTGGTCCTTTCCTTGGTCAGGGCTTCATTGATCAAGCACCAGTTACATTCGCCATGtcgacaagacaagacaagacaaaggACATGGATCCAAAATTCTTAGAggaacaagaagaaatattgCAAGACATTGTACAGAAGAACGACTTTGGTGGTCACATGGTGTTGGCGCAGAAAAACCCAAACAAACTGACTTTTCGTGTTGACAACAGACGATCAGGCACTGGCAGTCCGGATCCGGTGCTAATGAAGGTGAAGGAGATATTTGTAGCAATGGTGCGGTCACTGTGGAGTCAACGAGATGCTATTCCTTTGCCGTGGGCAGTTCTGGATAAATTGTTGAGCAGAGTGTCTCAACTGGATGACAACGAAGGCAAAATACTGGACATCGAAGAAGTGTGTGAGTTGGCTCGAAAATTCTGTGACATTATGACACGAAGAGAATGTCGATCGGCACTGCAGTATTTATCAAGTTTGAGCACAATTGCATTTTATTCTGATGTGAATGAGTTAAAGAAGAAGGTCTTCACTGATCGACAGTGGCTGGTCAATGTTCTCACTGTCTTTGCTACCGTCCTGCATAAGAGTAACGTGCCACCAGAACTTTGGAAAGATCTGAAGAAATTGAAGGAAGAAGGAATGATGTCATGGTCATTGGCTCACtatctgctgctgcagaaaggtGTCAAGGAAAGTCAGTTCGAGTCCATCTTGTACCTACTGCATCTATTCGACGTCATCTGTCCTACAATCACATCACCGGAGATGCTGAAGGCTGTTCTGAAGGTTGGACAGTCATTCTTTGTTCCTTGCTTGCTGGAACAGAGATATGATAACAAGTTGGCATGGCAACAGCTGGCCGGCTCCACTCGATTTCCTCCCTCTCTCATATTTCGTCCTGATGGGTTTGACACGACTCCCGAGCCGATCTACTTTCGCTTGGTGTCTCGTTGTGCCACTGAATATGCCCATCCTCGTCCCAAACTAAAAAGAGGTCATGCTGTCTTTCATGTGGATGATGATCTTGAGCTTGATCTGGAACTGGTTTACCATGAACTGCATTACATCATTGCTACAGTATATTCTCCTCGTCAAGTGTTTTCTCGTGATGAGCTGAAACATCAATGTAGCATCATTCGTCAGTTTCTCATTCATCAGCTGAATGAGGCCAAGAAACGAGGATTGGATGGCTTCAAGTTTAATGTCTGTGTTTATCTTCCCTCAAGTGAAGCTGAAGATACCCAATCAATAGAAGATGATTGTTTGGTGTGCATTGATAAATATCCATCTCAACAGAGTTTGATAAACCAGAAGAATGATCGTGTGTCACGAGAGCAATTTCCCACTTTGGATATCTGGTTTAGTGACTCAAGGGAGAGTTTAG ATATTGAAACTGGAATTGATAGACAACAAGATGAGCAAACAACGA AAAGTGAATCTGCTGATTCAAGTGTGTCAACTCTAACATCTGGAGTGTGGCAACAGTCACAAATGTCTAATCTTGATGACGAGTTGAGTTCTCAGCTGTTAGTAAAAGTTGCTGGTGAAGTATCTCACAGATGGGAGGAATTTGGGTCTCTTCTGTCAGCAGATATGTTTCCTACCAGGAAAACGGACGTTATCACTGATACATACAGAAATCCATTCTTGCGTGCTAAAGCCATGTTAGAAGAATGGAGAGAGGCAATGGGCAGAAGAGCTACTTGTGACTTGATTGCTCAAACGCTTTTGAAGATGGGTTTGAGGAAGGAGGCATGTGATATATTTGGTTATGATGTAGTAGAACTCATTTAtccaaacaaataa
- the LOC134182979 gene encoding cilia- and flagella-associated protein 20-like, with amino-acid sequence MGRNVSMTYITCPGDSHSHRQRQKKILSIKLPFLVMIIKNLKKYFTFKVTVLDDKGVRWRFRASNYQSTTRVKPFICRMPMRLDEGWNQIQILRVAVLILLLCLVQREMYALCTILYSGFYLLVLHTVLYSSVLRDAFIDIYTHFSLIRLQDLEIVYFSDRLYSEDELPAEFKFFSAGLSSSRAEVT; translated from the exons ATGGGAAGAAATGTCAG TATGACTTACATCACGTGCCCTGgagacagtcacagtcacagacaaagacaaaagaaaattttgaGCATAAAACTCCCTTTCCTTGTAATGATCATCaagaacttgaagaaataTTTCACTTTTAAAGTGACG GTGCTGGATGATAAAGGAGTTAGATGGCGTTTTAGAGCTTCCAATTATCAGTCGACAACAAGAGTGAAACCATTCATATGTAGAATGCCTATGAGACTTGATGAGGGATGGAACCAAATTCAGATATTGCGAGTAGCCGTGCTTATATTACTACTGTGTTTAGTGCAGAGAGAAATGTATGCTTTATGTACAATACTTTACAGTGGATTTTATCTTTTAGTATtacatactgtactgtattctAGTGTACTGAGAGATGCATTTATAGACATTTATACACATTTCAGTCTTATAAGACTACAAGACTTAGAGAT AGTATATTTCTCTGATCGTCTCTACTCTGAAGATGAACTGCCAGCAGAATTCAAGTTTTTTTCTGCCGGTCTCTCAAGCAGCAGAGCAGAAGTGACATGA
- the LOC134182980 gene encoding CARD- and ANK-domain containing inflammasome adapter protein-like — protein MDRRASSRALFNAVCANDVNKASAALKEGADVNVVGELVIVLSREKGFYGHVYGRPSALQVACANSWIEMVDLLLQHQANINYHDERGGWTVLHYACLNGHLSVVEKLLAAGCKKEARARRGRTALHIACLYGHLSVVEKLLAAGCKKEAKTNAVCKFD, from the exons ATGGATAGAAGGGCTTCGAGTAGAGCTCTTTTTAATGCCGTGTGTGCAAACGATGTAAATAAAGCATCGGCGGCTCTCAAGGAAGGAGCAGATGTAAACGTAGTGGGAGAGCTTGTAATCGTATTATCGAGAGAGAAG GGATTCTATGGTCATGTGTATGGTCGTCCATCAGCGTTGCAAGTAGCATGTGCTAATTCATGGATTGAAATGGTAGACTTGCTGCTACAACATCAAGCAAACATAAACTATCATGACGAAAGG GGTGGATGGACAGTTCTACATTATGCTTGTTTGAatggtcatttgtctgttgtggagAAATTATTGGCAGCAGGTTGTAAGAAAGAAGCAAGGGCTAGa CGTGGAAGGACAGCTCTGCATATTGCTTGTCTGTatggtcatttgtctgttgtggagAAATTATTGGCAGCAGGTTGTAAGAAAGAAGCAAAGACtaat GCTG TGTGCAAGTTTGATTAG